The Acidobacteriota bacterium genome includes a window with the following:
- a CDS encoding ferredoxin, with product MADPDDKLADNVPGAWYVDSNCIDCDVCRTTAPNNFEANEDEGYSYVSKQPENDEETELMEEALESCPTEAIGNDG from the coding sequence GCTTGCTGACAACGTACCCGGAGCGTGGTACGTGGATTCGAACTGCATCGATTGCGACGTCTGCCGAACGACGGCGCCGAATAATTTCGAGGCAAACGAAGACGAGGGGTACTCCTACGTCTCCAAGCAGCCCGAAAACGACGAAGAAACTGAGCTGATGGAAGAAGCATTGGAGTCGTGCCCGACTGAAGCCATCGGCAACGATGGGTGA